The Gemmatimonadota bacterium genome has a segment encoding these proteins:
- a CDS encoding polysaccharide deacetylase family protein, producing the protein MPDRRPIASLSLDLDNLWSYMKTHGDSGWESRPSYLDTVVPVALDLLGQRDYRITFFVVGVDAERDENASALQSIVGAGHEVGNHSHEHEPWLSRYAPDQLEAEVARAEEAIAGVIGRRPTAFRGPGYSWSPTLLDVLARRGYQFDASTLPTWLGPLARRYYFATAHLTPQEKAERSALFGTWSAGTWPNTPYAWALDGGRSLLEIPVTVMPGTRTPFHPSYLLYLARYSEALALGYWRAALTACRVAGVAPSILLHPLDVVSADVAPEVGFFPGMDVPTATKHRVLHRAFAMLDEHFEVVPMSAHAAALTARGSLPVRVAESALAAGGR; encoded by the coding sequence ATGCCTGACCGCCGCCCCATCGCGAGCCTGTCGCTCGACCTCGATAACCTGTGGTCGTACATGAAGACCCATGGTGACTCGGGGTGGGAGTCGCGCCCCTCCTACCTGGACACTGTGGTGCCGGTGGCCCTGGATCTCCTTGGCCAGCGGGACTACCGCATCACCTTTTTTGTTGTCGGTGTCGATGCCGAACGCGACGAGAATGCGTCGGCCCTGCAGTCCATCGTCGGAGCCGGCCATGAGGTGGGCAACCACTCCCATGAACATGAACCCTGGCTCTCGCGCTACGCACCAGACCAGCTCGAAGCCGAGGTGGCCCGCGCGGAAGAGGCAATCGCGGGGGTGATCGGGCGCCGTCCCACGGCGTTTCGCGGTCCGGGCTACAGCTGGAGCCCGACGTTGCTCGATGTCCTGGCACGACGTGGCTACCAGTTCGACGCGAGCACCCTCCCCACCTGGTTGGGGCCGCTCGCCCGACGCTACTACTTCGCCACCGCTCACCTGACGCCGCAGGAAAAGGCCGAACGGTCGGCCCTGTTCGGCACCTGGTCCGCCGGCACCTGGCCCAATACGCCGTATGCCTGGGCCCTGGACGGCGGGCGGTCCCTCCTCGAGATCCCGGTCACGGTGATGCCTGGAACCCGGACCCCGTTTCACCCCAGCTACCTGCTCTACCTCGCCCGGTACTCGGAGGCGCTGGCGTTAGGCTACTGGCGCGCGGCGCTCACCGCCTGTCGCGTGGCCGGCGTCGCGCCCAGCATCCTGCTGCATCCGTTGGACGTCGTCAGCGCCGACGTGGCGCCAGAGGTGGGGTTCTTCCCGGGCATGGACGTCCCGACGGCGACCAAACACCGTGTGCTGCACCGCGCCTTTGCCATGTTGGACGAGCACTTCGAGGTCGTCCCGATGTCTGCCCACGCTGCCGCGCTCACGGCGCGGGGATCGCTCCCGGTCCGGGTGGCTGAGTCGGCGCTCGCGGCGGGAGGGCGCTGA
- the asnB gene encoding asparagine synthase (glutamine-hydrolyzing) — translation MCGIVGIVRAHGAGVPERLAARMATTLRHRGPDDHGVLVEPGVALAHQRLSIIDLATGHQPMTHGDLTVVFNGEIYNYVELRSELRAKGRSFQTTSDTEVLLQLYDEYGAACVARLNGMFAFLLLDRRRGTLLAARDHFGIKPLYWTQAGDDLLFASEIKAFWEHPATERRPNAVGVREYLTFQYVTGTETLFAGVHKVAPAHCMEVDLASGRRRTWCYWSPTFGCDLQTSESAFVEQVQWLLEDAVRLQCRADVPVGAYISGGLDSGIVASLAARHRPIVGFTGRFDEGPAFDESPHARAVASAAGIPLHEVVPTEAEFVTLLPSLVAQMDEPAAGPGIFPQFVTARLAAQHVKVVLGGQGGDEVFGGYVRYLLAYFEQALKGAIFETNEEHKHIVSLGSMVRNLPAMRAYVPMLQEFWRDGLFEPMDRRYFRLLDRSGGMNELLTPEFAASGGRDEVFARFAAVFNKPDTPAYFNKMTHFDLGTSLPALLQVEDRVSMAHGLESRVPLLDHRVVDLVASMPARRKFARGELKYLLKRAVGNVVPASVLDRKDKMGFPVPLHRWVSGASRDFVRETLLSERARHRGLFDPVRVEALLDAPTPFSRSVWGLLNLELWHRQCIDSPTLVPAHDSHS, via the coding sequence ATGTGCGGCATCGTGGGGATTGTACGCGCGCATGGTGCGGGTGTGCCCGAGCGGTTGGCGGCCCGCATGGCGACCACCCTCCGGCATCGGGGGCCCGACGATCACGGCGTGCTGGTGGAACCGGGCGTGGCGCTCGCGCACCAAAGACTGTCGATCATCGACCTCGCCACTGGCCACCAGCCGATGACCCATGGCGACCTCACCGTCGTCTTCAACGGCGAGATCTACAACTACGTGGAGTTGCGGAGCGAGCTGCGCGCCAAAGGGCGAAGCTTCCAGACCACCTCGGATACTGAAGTACTGCTGCAGCTGTATGACGAGTATGGGGCGGCGTGTGTCGCCCGACTCAACGGCATGTTCGCGTTTCTCCTGCTCGACCGTCGACGGGGGACCCTCCTGGCAGCGCGCGATCACTTCGGGATCAAGCCGTTGTATTGGACACAGGCCGGCGACGATCTCCTGTTCGCATCGGAGATCAAGGCATTCTGGGAGCACCCGGCGACGGAGCGTCGGCCGAATGCGGTCGGGGTGCGCGAGTATCTGACCTTTCAGTATGTCACCGGCACGGAGACCCTGTTTGCCGGCGTGCACAAGGTGGCGCCAGCGCATTGCATGGAGGTGGACCTCGCGTCCGGCCGCCGCCGCACCTGGTGTTATTGGTCCCCCACCTTCGGGTGCGACCTGCAGACCAGCGAGAGCGCCTTTGTCGAGCAGGTACAGTGGCTGCTCGAGGACGCCGTGCGCCTCCAGTGTCGCGCGGACGTACCGGTCGGTGCCTACATCTCCGGGGGACTCGATTCGGGGATCGTGGCGTCGCTGGCGGCCAGGCATCGTCCCATCGTCGGCTTCACCGGTCGCTTTGACGAGGGACCGGCCTTTGACGAGTCGCCGCACGCCCGGGCCGTCGCTTCTGCCGCCGGGATTCCGCTGCACGAAGTGGTTCCCACCGAGGCGGAGTTCGTCACGCTGCTCCCGTCGCTCGTCGCCCAGATGGACGAACCCGCCGCCGGCCCGGGAATCTTCCCGCAGTTTGTCACGGCGCGCCTGGCCGCGCAGCACGTCAAGGTGGTCCTCGGCGGCCAGGGCGGCGATGAGGTCTTTGGGGGGTACGTGCGCTACTTGCTGGCGTACTTCGAGCAGGCCCTCAAGGGCGCGATCTTCGAGACCAACGAGGAACACAAGCACATCGTTTCCCTCGGTTCGATGGTGCGCAACCTGCCGGCGATGCGGGCGTATGTGCCCATGCTCCAGGAGTTCTGGCGCGACGGGCTCTTCGAACCGATGGACCGCCGGTACTTTCGCCTGCTGGATCGATCGGGGGGAATGAACGAGCTGCTCACGCCGGAGTTCGCCGCGTCGGGCGGGCGCGACGAAGTCTTCGCGCGGTTCGCGGCCGTGTTCAACAAACCCGATACGCCCGCCTACTTCAACAAGATGACCCACTTCGACCTCGGCACGAGCCTTCCGGCCCTGCTGCAAGTCGAGGATCGCGTCTCGATGGCCCATGGTCTCGAGTCGCGCGTGCCCCTGCTCGATCATCGCGTCGTCGACCTGGTCGCGTCCATGCCGGCTCGCCGCAAGTTCGCCCGCGGCGAACTCAAGTACCTGCTCAAGCGCGCCGTCGGCAACGTGGTGCCTGCGTCGGTGCTCGACCGCAAGGACAAGATGGGGTTCCCGGTTCCACTGCACCGCTGGGTGAGTGGCGCATCACGAGACTTTGTGCGCGAGACCCTGCTCTCCGAGCGTGCACGACACCGCGGCTTGTTCGACCCCGTCCGCGTCGAAGCACTGCTCGACGCCCCAACGCCCTTCTCCCGATCGGTCTGGGGTCTCCTCAACCTCGAACTCTGGCACCGCCAGTGCATCGATAGTCCCACCCTGGTACCCGCCCATGATTCCCACTCCTGA
- a CDS encoding NAD(P)/FAD-dependent oxidoreductase codes for MSDVIVVGGGMLGLTLALRLRQQGHDVTVLEGASDVGGLAAADGIGDVRWDRFYHVILGQDTRLLALLREIGLGDAMRWGRTRTGFYVDGRWYSMSTALDFLRFPPLGLIGKGRLAMTILAAARQRDPAPLEARTAFDWLTQWSGRATVEAIWGPLLRSKLGANAESASAAFIWAIIKRMYGARQPGLERHEAMGYVRSGYDRVVPALRAFVEAAGVSVATGARVTQVVPDTGHVHVVAADGRTWRGADVLLTVSCPQVSALCPFLTAAEQARLGRVTYQGVICPSFLLRRPLHGFYVTNITDAGLPFTGVIETTALVDPAELGGYHLVYLPRYLTQDDPAWELDDRTIAAQALAGLQRMVPDLHADDVVATRVARARDVLAVSTRHYSRDAMPPVATSHPRVHVVNSAQIAHGTLNVDETVRLAEGAAQALARRLGARPGVVHA; via the coding sequence ATGAGTGACGTCATCGTGGTGGGCGGTGGCATGTTGGGCTTGACCCTCGCCCTGCGCCTGAGACAGCAAGGACACGACGTGACTGTGCTCGAGGGCGCGTCCGACGTGGGTGGGCTTGCCGCCGCGGACGGGATCGGCGACGTGCGCTGGGATCGGTTCTACCACGTCATTCTCGGACAGGACACCCGGTTGCTTGCGCTCCTCCGGGAGATCGGGCTTGGGGACGCGATGCGCTGGGGACGCACCCGCACCGGCTTCTACGTGGACGGGCGGTGGTACTCCATGTCGACGGCGCTCGACTTTCTGCGCTTTCCGCCGCTTGGCCTCATCGGCAAGGGGCGTCTCGCGATGACCATCCTCGCCGCCGCGCGGCAGCGGGATCCCGCCCCGTTGGAAGCACGCACCGCCTTCGACTGGCTGACGCAGTGGTCGGGACGCGCCACCGTGGAGGCCATCTGGGGCCCGCTCCTGCGCAGCAAGCTCGGGGCGAACGCCGAGTCCGCCAGCGCGGCGTTCATATGGGCGATTATCAAGCGCATGTACGGCGCGCGCCAGCCCGGGCTCGAACGCCACGAGGCGATGGGGTATGTGCGCAGTGGGTACGATCGTGTGGTCCCCGCCCTGCGGGCCTTTGTAGAGGCGGCCGGCGTGTCCGTGGCCACGGGAGCGCGCGTGACGCAGGTCGTGCCCGATACGGGTCACGTGCACGTCGTGGCCGCCGATGGACGCACGTGGCGTGGCGCCGATGTGCTGCTCACTGTCTCTTGTCCGCAGGTGTCGGCGCTCTGCCCCTTTCTCACGGCCGCTGAGCAGGCGCGCCTCGGCCGCGTCACCTATCAGGGCGTCATTTGCCCGTCCTTCCTGCTGCGTCGCCCGCTGCACGGGTTCTACGTCACCAACATCACCGATGCTGGCCTTCCGTTCACCGGCGTCATCGAGACCACGGCGCTGGTGGACCCCGCGGAGCTTGGGGGCTACCACCTCGTGTACCTGCCCCGCTATCTCACGCAGGACGATCCCGCCTGGGAATTGGACGATCGGACCATCGCGGCCCAGGCCCTCGCCGGGCTGCAGCGCATGGTCCCCGACCTGCACGCCGACGATGTGGTCGCGACACGGGTGGCGCGTGCCCGCGACGTGCTCGCGGTCTCGACGCGCCACTACTCCAGGGATGCCATGCCACCCGTAGCCACATCACACCCCCGGGTGCACGTGGTGAATTCGGCGCAGATCGCCCATGGCACGCTGAACGTCGATGAAACCGTGCGCCTCGCGGAGGGGGCCGCGCAGGCGTTGGCTCGTCGCCTTGGCGCGCGACCGGGAGTGGTCCATGCCTGA
- a CDS encoding glycosyltransferase has translation MGHTHSSNRPERPRNVIGVSLEDYYHAGAFQPLVEPGHWTRFESRLSHATGAALALLDEVGAQATFFTLGWVAEHMPELVRSVIARGHDVANAGFSHAGVRQLDRRGLEGELRRGHAAIAAATGRAPRGVRIPDFVRSRDRWAFDVVAELGYDYDASFRPLGRESLPAPLSRYPFTWQHGTHALRVFPVPTMSLGGWLLPVGGGAWLRQLPAPLVRHALASWPASPLALYFQAWELDLEQPRLTAVSRLSRRRHYGHLERAAYRLREAMRNKSFTSYERFLDLAPIPVAAVVRTATVQPVVLTPAPRPRHPVTVVVPCFNEEESLPFLFNTLASVRRDLASEYEVSFLFVNDGSRDATGALLEHLAHTLPGSRVVHHQGNRGIAHAIRTGIEASRDELTCSIDADCTYDPHQLSLLLPALRRGAAMVTASPYHPAGRVRHVPEWRLVLSRTLSRMYTRALGTGLHTYTSCFRAYRRSAMIGLPQSHGGFLGIAEMLVRTVLAGERVEEVPATLEVRLIGHSKLKILRVIRGHLGLLRQLRRWPDRRRDVGTSPFSSATVPR, from the coding sequence GTGGGTCACACGCATTCGTCAAACCGTCCCGAACGTCCCCGGAACGTCATCGGCGTTTCGCTGGAGGACTACTACCATGCGGGGGCATTCCAGCCCCTCGTGGAGCCCGGGCATTGGACGCGGTTTGAGTCGCGGCTCTCGCATGCCACCGGCGCCGCACTGGCCCTGCTGGACGAGGTAGGTGCCCAGGCGACGTTCTTCACCTTGGGCTGGGTGGCGGAACACATGCCGGAGCTCGTGCGATCGGTCATCGCACGGGGGCACGATGTCGCCAATGCCGGGTTCTCCCACGCCGGCGTTCGGCAGTTGGACCGAAGGGGGCTGGAAGGGGAACTACGCCGTGGCCACGCTGCGATTGCCGCGGCCACTGGTCGGGCGCCCCGCGGGGTTCGCATCCCCGACTTTGTCCGCTCCCGGGACCGATGGGCGTTCGACGTCGTCGCCGAGCTGGGATACGACTACGACGCGTCGTTCCGTCCGCTCGGCCGCGAATCGTTGCCGGCACCGCTGTCCCGGTATCCCTTCACCTGGCAACACGGCACCCATGCCCTGAGGGTGTTTCCGGTGCCCACCATGTCGCTCGGAGGATGGTTGTTGCCGGTCGGCGGTGGCGCCTGGCTGCGTCAACTCCCCGCCCCGCTGGTGCGCCATGCACTCGCGAGTTGGCCAGCGTCCCCATTAGCCCTGTACTTCCAGGCGTGGGAGTTGGATCTCGAACAGCCGCGCCTCACGGCGGTCTCGCGCCTCTCGCGCCGGCGGCACTACGGCCATCTCGAGCGCGCCGCCTATCGCCTGCGCGAGGCCATGCGCAACAAGTCGTTCACCAGCTACGAGCGTTTCCTCGACCTCGCGCCCATCCCGGTCGCCGCGGTGGTGCGTACGGCCACGGTGCAACCCGTTGTGCTCACGCCCGCGCCACGGCCACGGCATCCCGTGACCGTCGTGGTGCCGTGCTTCAACGAGGAAGAGAGCCTCCCGTTCCTGTTCAACACGCTGGCCTCGGTGCGTCGGGACCTGGCGAGTGAGTACGAGGTCTCGTTCCTCTTCGTCAACGACGGATCCCGTGACGCCACGGGAGCCCTGCTGGAACACCTCGCGCATACGTTGCCCGGCAGCCGCGTGGTGCATCACCAGGGCAACCGGGGCATTGCGCATGCCATCCGGACGGGCATCGAGGCGTCGCGCGATGAACTGACCTGCTCCATCGATGCCGACTGTACCTACGATCCACACCAGCTTTCGTTGTTGCTTCCGGCGTTGCGACGCGGCGCGGCGATGGTGACCGCTTCGCCGTACCACCCGGCGGGCCGTGTGCGACACGTGCCGGAGTGGCGCCTGGTCCTCTCGCGGACGCTGTCGCGGATGTACACGCGCGCGTTAGGCACGGGACTGCACACCTACACCAGCTGCTTTCGGGCCTATCGTCGGAGCGCCATGATCGGGCTGCCGCAGTCGCATGGGGGATTCCTGGGCATCGCGGAGATGCTCGTTCGCACGGTCCTCGCCGGCGAACGCGTGGAGGAGGTCCCGGCTACCCTCGAAGTCCGCCTCATCGGCCACTCCAAGCTCAAGATCCTGCGGGTCATCCGCGGGCATCTCGGCCTCCTGCGGCAGCTCCGCCGCTGGCCGGACCGCCGCCGGGACGTTGGCACGTCTCCCTTCTCCTCTGCCACGGTGCCGCGATGA